A single Paenibacillus sp. FSL R5-0517 DNA region contains:
- a CDS encoding aspartyl-phosphate phosphatase Spo0E family protein: MDRLDLMSRIEDARQLLYRMHMEYDSLLHPEVIQQSVVLDGLINQYNRTKVEKTMN; this comes from the coding sequence ATGGATCGCCTGGATTTGATGTCACGGATCGAAGATGCCAGACAGTTGTTATATCGCATGCATATGGAGTACGACAGTCTGCTTCACCCTGAAGTGATCCAGCAATCCGTAGTCCTGGACGGTCTAATTAATCAATATAATAGAACCAAGGTAGAAAAGACGATGAATTAA
- a CDS encoding transcriptional regulator — protein sequence MEPTTTIRDHLESYLKREQMSISHFSETSGINSGTLSNILNKNRPIAMQQLDRITSAMRLEEGYFYELYIDECFVHATPDWRRLGPFLHRCAELDKLDCIEEVIRLMMDNLSYIPLLFDVAEEFYQAGKFKPAILLYENIAESEKMQHSERLALCQYRLFRLGLTNDQQRNLIIAARFEYYVDRLDERYQLDALNELINAFGALHRWNKVQELSEKLKVKASIHYEMNGRRKQEETKRPIVFYILYSYLAAGSACYHLKDYTGALNYVSLYSDNRWVRNPDQDEMVVMNQFQEWAEANRYIYHLMGGQFEVLPDYLAYISTKENEIFPALCDIVTAANRYDKDIDHVLKQYESYFTYQEQSNRIGKVSRQVTDDRYLRLLADLGAYYLKKDEFHLGIEFVLDSLRFSIEISSGRGMLRGVGLFEQYREFASETAKQQYKMIISEVQKLNEEKVGFADSYL from the coding sequence TTGGAGCCGACAACCACGATACGCGATCATTTAGAAAGTTATTTGAAGCGTGAACAGATGTCCATTAGTCATTTTTCGGAAACGTCAGGGATTAATTCGGGTACGCTGAGCAATATTTTGAATAAAAATCGGCCTATTGCCATGCAGCAGTTGGATCGTATTACTTCCGCCATGAGACTGGAAGAAGGTTACTTCTATGAGTTATACATAGATGAGTGTTTTGTACATGCAACCCCGGACTGGCGAAGGTTGGGACCGTTCCTTCATCGCTGCGCCGAGTTGGACAAGCTGGACTGTATTGAAGAGGTTATTCGTCTGATGATGGATAATCTGTCCTATATTCCTTTGTTATTTGATGTGGCTGAAGAATTCTACCAAGCAGGTAAATTCAAACCGGCCATCCTTCTATACGAGAACATCGCTGAAAGCGAGAAAATGCAGCATTCCGAGCGGCTTGCACTCTGTCAGTATCGGCTGTTCAGGTTGGGGTTAACCAATGATCAGCAGCGGAATCTGATTATTGCAGCTCGGTTTGAATACTATGTGGATCGGTTGGATGAACGTTATCAGTTGGATGCGCTTAACGAACTCATTAATGCGTTTGGAGCATTGCATAGATGGAACAAGGTTCAGGAGTTATCTGAAAAATTGAAAGTAAAAGCGTCCATTCATTATGAGATGAATGGACGACGGAAACAAGAAGAGACGAAAAGACCCATTGTCTTCTATATTCTTTACTCTTATCTAGCTGCAGGAAGTGCCTGTTATCATTTGAAGGACTACACTGGGGCACTTAACTATGTTTCTTTATATTCGGATAACCGCTGGGTGAGGAACCCGGATCAAGATGAGATGGTCGTTATGAATCAGTTTCAGGAATGGGCTGAAGCTAATCGTTATATATATCATTTAATGGGTGGTCAGTTTGAGGTATTACCTGATTATCTGGCGTATATTTCAACAAAGGAAAATGAGATATTTCCAGCGCTTTGTGATATTGTAACGGCGGCTAATCGTTATGATAAGGATATTGATCATGTACTTAAACAGTATGAATCCTACTTCACTTATCAGGAACAGAGTAACCGGATTGGTAAAGTGAGCAGACAGGTTACGGATGATCGATATTTACGACTTTTAGCAGATTTGGGCGCATACTATTTAAAGAAGGACGAGTTTCATTTAGGAATAGAATTTGTTCTGGATAGTTTGAGATTTTCTATTGAAATTAGCAGTGGGCGAGGTATGCTTAGAGGTGTCGGACTGTTTGAGCAATACCGGGAATTTGCATCTGAGACGGCGAAACAGCAATACAAAATGATAATTAGTGAGGTGCAGAAACTCAATGAAGAGAAAGTTGGCTTTGCTGATAGCTACCTGTAG
- a CDS encoding aldo/keto reductase family oxidoreductase produces the protein MRTIKLGSSTLEVPVVAVGCMRINSLDGKEAEHFVRSAMEVGANFFDHADIYGTGTCEEIFAEAVQMNPQVRENMILQSKCGIRKGMFDFSKEHILNSVDGILQRLKTEYLDVLLLHRPDALVEPEEVAEAFDQLEREGKVRHFGVSNQNPNQIELLKKYVKQPLVANQLQMSITNTTMIDSGINVNMENDAAVNRDGSILDYCRLHDITIQPWSPFQYGFFEGVFLGSDKFPELNAKIDEIAAKYDVSNTTIAIAWLLRHPAQMQPVTGTMNIERLQDCVKAGDVHLTRPEWYEIYRAAGNILP, from the coding sequence TTGAGAACCATTAAATTGGGCAGCAGCACACTTGAAGTACCTGTAGTCGCTGTGGGTTGCATGCGGATTAATTCACTAGACGGTAAGGAAGCTGAACATTTTGTTCGTTCTGCAATGGAAGTTGGAGCGAATTTCTTTGACCATGCTGACATATATGGTACAGGAACATGTGAGGAGATCTTCGCCGAAGCAGTACAGATGAATCCCCAAGTTCGTGAAAATATGATTCTTCAATCCAAATGCGGTATTCGCAAAGGAATGTTTGATTTCTCCAAAGAGCATATTCTGAATTCGGTGGATGGTATTCTTCAGCGTCTGAAAACGGAATACCTTGACGTTCTGCTGCTGCACCGTCCGGATGCTTTGGTTGAGCCGGAAGAAGTGGCTGAAGCCTTTGATCAACTGGAGCGCGAAGGTAAAGTGCGTCACTTCGGGGTGTCCAACCAGAATCCGAACCAGATCGAACTGTTGAAAAAATACGTGAAACAGCCACTGGTTGCCAACCAATTGCAGATGAGTATTACCAACACAACGATGATCGACAGCGGAATCAACGTGAACATGGAGAACGATGCTGCGGTTAACCGTGATGGCAGCATTCTTGATTATTGTCGTCTCCATGATATCACCATTCAGCCGTGGTCCCCGTTCCAGTACGGATTCTTCGAAGGCGTATTCCTGGGTAGCGACAAGTTCCCGGAATTGAATGCTAAGATCGACGAGATTGCTGCGAAGTATGACGTGAGCAATACAACGATTGCAATCGCTTGGTTGCTTCGTCACCCTGCGCAGATGCAGCCTGTGACAGGCACGATGAATATTGAACGTCTGCAAGATTGTGTAAAAGCAGGAGATGTTCATCTCACTCGTCCAGAGTGGTATGAAATTTATCGTGCGGCAGGTAATATACTGCCTTAA
- a CDS encoding diacylglycerol kinase family protein, producing MRQAMIISNPSSGKEEADQYVSQVREILESQQYEVVINETAGEGDAVGYCLNACKDGCDLVISIGGDGTLHETINGMMDQNHRPRLGIVPLGTVNDFARALNISLDPEEAIRQLRSDQTHIVDIGKINDRLFANVVAAGSLAEALFSVSSEEKSKLGSFAYLKEGLKDLVNTPANQLTIEYDGQIWEGESPLFLAALTNSVGGFQKLSPDAEVDDGLIHCFVVRNISVFNSLTLGTSLFFGNLKEHKDVDYFTAKEVHVRSDEAIRTNVDGEEGPDLPIHITVLPRHIEVIVPEEV from the coding sequence ATGCGCCAAGCCATGATCATTAGCAATCCGTCGTCAGGTAAGGAAGAGGCCGATCAGTATGTGTCTCAAGTCAGAGAAATTCTGGAGTCGCAGCAGTATGAGGTAGTTATTAACGAGACGGCCGGGGAAGGTGATGCGGTGGGCTATTGCCTGAACGCCTGCAAGGATGGCTGTGATCTGGTCATTTCCATCGGAGGCGATGGAACACTGCATGAGACGATTAATGGCATGATGGATCAGAACCATCGTCCCCGATTGGGCATCGTACCTTTAGGTACGGTGAATGATTTTGCACGTGCGCTGAATATCTCGCTTGACCCGGAGGAGGCCATTCGGCAGTTACGTTCGGATCAGACCCATATCGTGGATATCGGGAAAATTAATGATCGTCTGTTTGCCAACGTGGTAGCAGCAGGTTCTTTGGCAGAAGCTCTATTCTCTGTATCCTCGGAAGAGAAGTCGAAGCTGGGTTCATTCGCGTATCTCAAGGAAGGTTTGAAAGACTTGGTGAATACACCAGCCAATCAACTGACCATTGAATATGACGGTCAGATCTGGGAGGGAGAATCTCCTCTTTTTCTGGCGGCGCTGACCAATTCGGTTGGAGGATTCCAGAAGTTGTCACCTGATGCTGAGGTGGACGATGGTTTGATCCATTGTTTTGTTGTTCGCAATATTAGTGTGTTCAACAGCCTGACCCTAGGTACTTCCCTGTTTTTTGGCAATCTGAAGGAGCATAAGGATGTGGATTATTTTACAGCCAAAGAAGTTCATGTTCGCTCAGACGAAGCCATTCGCACGAATGTAGACGGTGAGGAAGGTCCTGACCTGCCTATTCATATCACTGTCCTACCAAGGCATATTGAGGTTATCGTGCCGGAAGAAGTATAA
- a CDS encoding leucine-rich repeat domain-containing protein, with translation MRRVTLLFLVFILSLGASGQAMAYTTTDSGEGIIEDPLLEDGLKLILNKPLDVPLTSSDLEQLEVVDLSNAGIQSLSGLEYATNLTHLRLYGNEIEDLTPLEHLTQLREIDVRNNYITSIDALAELKDLGRLYISNNSISSIEVVRGFNRLHTFHASGNQIASLAALSDADALKWLEISNNSISDLTPLMGKKRLQQLNVANNQIQTLELLAELPNTLRNLNVAGNHITDLTPLEHLTRLRTLDISGNQVQHLKGLEGLTGLKELNAESNQIYDLEPLRQLSSLDVLKLSNNRVWDLTPIAGFTFTRDQSATNAIQDISASTLLSSGIQTSVSEVEPAGLTVQNNYLDVTSGSQTMQILNRMNVREQKRTPQGGFQRLMEGSTTAYVGDRAYALDAAPFIDEGRTYVPLRFVSEQLNASVNWNSGTREAVITQNDKTIRWSVGNKQVIVDDTLAINDAPLMMRNGKAFVPVRFISEQFNASVGYIGSSKTILIFENKQLGDRVQP, from the coding sequence ATGAGAAGAGTGACTCTATTATTTCTAGTATTCATCCTAAGTCTCGGGGCATCGGGGCAAGCCATGGCTTACACAACTACAGACTCGGGTGAGGGAATCATCGAGGATCCCTTACTTGAAGACGGATTGAAGCTAATCCTGAATAAACCTCTCGATGTTCCACTGACTTCATCTGATCTGGAGCAGCTTGAAGTGGTGGACCTGAGCAATGCAGGTATTCAGAGCCTGTCCGGTCTGGAATATGCGACCAACCTGACTCACCTCCGATTATATGGGAATGAGATTGAGGATCTCACACCGCTGGAGCACCTAACCCAGCTTCGCGAGATCGATGTTCGCAACAATTACATTACATCCATAGACGCACTTGCTGAATTGAAAGACTTGGGACGGCTGTATATCAGCAACAATTCCATTTCATCCATAGAGGTTGTACGTGGGTTCAACCGATTACATACGTTCCACGCCAGCGGTAACCAGATTGCCAGTCTTGCAGCCCTCTCGGATGCGGATGCACTGAAATGGCTTGAGATTTCAAACAATTCCATTAGTGATCTGACACCGCTCATGGGTAAGAAACGGCTCCAACAACTCAATGTTGCAAACAACCAGATTCAGACACTGGAACTACTGGCTGAATTGCCAAATACCCTGCGGAATCTGAATGTAGCAGGCAATCACATTACGGACCTGACACCACTGGAGCACCTGACACGGCTTCGGACACTTGATATCTCTGGTAACCAAGTACAACACCTCAAGGGGCTTGAGGGACTGACTGGTCTGAAGGAACTGAATGCAGAATCCAATCAGATCTATGATCTGGAACCTCTTCGGCAACTATCAAGTTTGGACGTATTAAAATTATCCAACAACCGGGTGTGGGACCTGACACCGATTGCAGGTTTTACGTTTACCCGTGATCAGTCTGCGACGAACGCCATTCAGGATATCTCAGCGTCGACCTTGTTATCCTCAGGTATTCAGACATCTGTCTCAGAGGTTGAGCCTGCGGGGCTTACCGTGCAGAACAATTATCTGGATGTCACAAGTGGCAGTCAGACGATGCAGATTCTGAACCGGATGAATGTGCGGGAGCAGAAACGGACGCCGCAAGGCGGCTTCCAGCGTCTAATGGAAGGGTCTACCACTGCCTATGTAGGAGATCGTGCTTATGCACTGGATGCTGCACCTTTTATCGATGAAGGGCGGACCTATGTGCCTCTGCGCTTTGTCTCGGAGCAATTAAACGCCAGTGTGAACTGGAACAGCGGTACGCGCGAAGCCGTGATCACACAGAATGACAAAACGATACGCTGGAGCGTGGGCAACAAGCAGGTTATCGTGGACGATACACTTGCGATCAATGATGCTCCTCTAATGATGAGAAATGGCAAAGCTTTTGTTCCTGTTCGCTTCATTTCAGAGCAATTCAATGCCTCTGTTGGTTACATCGGTAGCAGTAAAACGATTCTGATTTTTGAAAATAAACAGCTCGGTGATCGTGTACAGCCTTAA
- a CDS encoding glycoside hydrolase family 30 protein produces the protein MTFTFTGYSTTQDSPWKELSFASTNESANLKLTGEQHQLVEGFGGCFNELGYMALSHLSEEQRHEVFHSLFHPEGEHKFNICRLPIGASDYAEQWYSHNEVDGDVAMEHFSIERDFKYLIPYIKEALRYNPNLQFFASPWSPPTWMKSPKAYNYGTLRWEKDILDAYALYFVKFVQAYRDAGITIHQVHVQNEVIADQKFPSCMWTGEQLREFIADYLGPAFDKHGLDTEIWLGTINAPDPWEELIKKKTNDFDEYAGLVLSDPKAYSYIKGVGYQWAGKNAIQRTSASYPELRYMQTENECGDGNNSWNYAKYVYNLYQHYFSNGVNAYIYWNMVLEPKGRSTWGWEQNSMMTVDPDNKEVTRNPEYYVMKHFAHHVVPGARRVGLSGAWSGKSVAFRNPDNSLVIVINNPFQDRRDLYLAYEGHTLRLELEADSFNSMVIQPK, from the coding sequence ATGACATTTACGTTCACTGGTTATTCAACAACCCAAGATAGTCCATGGAAAGAGTTATCTTTTGCGTCGACAAATGAAAGCGCTAACTTAAAACTCACGGGTGAGCAGCATCAGCTTGTGGAAGGATTCGGCGGATGTTTCAACGAGCTTGGTTATATGGCTCTGTCTCACTTGAGCGAGGAGCAGCGCCATGAGGTATTTCATTCCCTCTTCCATCCGGAGGGTGAGCACAAGTTTAACATCTGCCGCTTGCCCATCGGCGCAAGTGATTATGCGGAGCAGTGGTACAGCCACAACGAGGTGGACGGCGACGTGGCCATGGAACATTTTTCGATCGAACGTGATTTCAAATATCTGATTCCCTACATCAAGGAAGCTCTGCGTTATAACCCGAACCTGCAATTCTTCGCCTCCCCTTGGAGCCCGCCAACATGGATGAAGTCGCCGAAAGCCTATAACTACGGCACACTTCGTTGGGAGAAAGATATTCTGGATGCTTACGCCCTGTATTTCGTAAAATTCGTACAGGCTTATCGTGATGCAGGCATTACCATTCATCAGGTGCATGTGCAGAACGAAGTCATTGCAGATCAGAAATTCCCTTCTTGCATGTGGACAGGCGAGCAGCTTCGTGAGTTTATCGCCGATTATCTGGGGCCGGCTTTTGACAAACACGGTCTGGATACGGAGATCTGGCTGGGCACGATCAACGCCCCTGATCCATGGGAAGAATTGATCAAGAAAAAAACAAACGACTTCGACGAGTACGCCGGACTTGTCCTGAGTGATCCAAAAGCCTATTCCTATATCAAAGGTGTTGGATATCAATGGGCTGGCAAAAATGCCATTCAACGTACCTCGGCAAGTTATCCGGAGCTACGTTATATGCAGACCGAGAACGAATGCGGCGATGGCAACAACTCATGGAACTACGCCAAATACGTATATAACCTCTACCAGCATTACTTCAGCAACGGCGTGAACGCGTACATCTACTGGAACATGGTTCTGGAACCGAAAGGCCGCAGCACATGGGGCTGGGAGCAGAACTCCATGATGACCGTAGATCCGGACAATAAGGAGGTTACTCGAAACCCGGAGTATTATGTGATGAAACACTTCGCTCATCATGTGGTCCCTGGTGCTCGAAGAGTCGGCCTGTCTGGGGCCTGGAGCGGTAAATCTGTGGCTTTCCGCAACCCGGATAACAGTCTCGTCATTGTCATCAACAATCCATTCCAGGATCGTCGCGACTTGTATCTGGCATATGAAGGACACACCCTTCGTCTGGAGTTGGAAGCTGATTCCTTCAACAGCATGGTTATTCAACCGAAGTAA
- a CDS encoding endo-1,4-beta-xylanase codes for MFKSKWFKTVGSLALVGVLAASVAVGSVSAGLAKGSKFLGNIIASQVPSNFSPYWNQVTPENSTKWDAVEGTRNVMNWGQADMAYNYAVNNNFPFKFHTLVWGNQQPNWINSLSAADQKAEVTQWINAAGQRYPKAAYVDVVNEPLHAKPSYRNAIGGDGATGWDWVIWSFQQARQAFPNAKLLINEYGIIGDPAKADQYIQIINLLKNRGLVDGIGIQAHYFNMDNVSVSTMNTVLNKLAATGLPVYVSELDMTGDDNTQLQRYQQKFPVLWKHAAVKGVTLWGYNQNQTWVNGSHLVNSNGTERPALQWLRNYLANNP; via the coding sequence TTGTTCAAGTCCAAGTGGTTCAAGACGGTTGGTTCACTAGCATTGGTAGGCGTTCTCGCTGCTTCGGTTGCAGTTGGTAGTGTGAGCGCTGGTTTGGCAAAAGGTAGCAAATTTTTAGGCAATATTATCGCTAGCCAGGTTCCTTCGAATTTTAGCCCTTATTGGAACCAGGTAACTCCGGAGAACTCCACCAAGTGGGATGCTGTGGAAGGTACACGCAACGTGATGAACTGGGGTCAGGCAGATATGGCTTACAACTATGCGGTCAACAACAATTTTCCGTTCAAATTCCATACGCTCGTATGGGGAAATCAGCAACCAAACTGGATTAACAGTCTCTCTGCCGCAGATCAGAAGGCTGAAGTGACACAATGGATTAACGCCGCAGGCCAGCGGTATCCGAAGGCAGCATATGTGGATGTCGTCAATGAGCCGCTTCATGCCAAGCCTTCTTATCGCAACGCGATTGGTGGAGATGGAGCCACTGGCTGGGATTGGGTTATCTGGTCATTCCAGCAGGCGAGACAAGCCTTCCCGAACGCCAAATTGTTGATCAATGAATACGGAATTATCGGTGATCCGGCTAAAGCGGACCAATATATCCAGATTATCAACCTTCTGAAAAACAGAGGTTTGGTTGATGGTATTGGTATCCAAGCACATTACTTTAATATGGACAACGTCTCTGTGAGCACGATGAACACAGTACTGAATAAGCTGGCTGCGACAGGTCTGCCGGTCTATGTATCCGAACTGGATATGACGGGCGATGATAATACACAGTTGCAGCGCTATCAGCAGAAATTCCCTGTACTGTGGAAGCATGCTGCTGTTAAAGGCGTAACACTGTGGGGCTACAACCAGAACCAAACATGGGTGAACGGTTCGCATCTGGTTAATAGCAACGGTACAGAACGTCCAGCGCTGCAATGGTTGAGAAATTATCTGGCGAACAACCCTTAA
- a CDS encoding 5'-nucleotidase C-terminal domain-containing protein — protein MRKISTKRFAGWPLSFLLCASILFAPFASTPAQAAEADKETKITLLGTSDIHGRFMPWDYALDGPNPTGSMTQLYTIVKKVRAENPNTILLDAGDMIQDNSAELFNDQPQSPMMVAMNEMKYDAWVMGNHEFNFGLDVLEKISSQFNGQPLVGNIFKENGDRYMPAYTIIEKDGIKVGVIGMNTPMITEFEKGTDHLDGIIVKDPVEETKKAIAELKGKVDVMVGLMHMGLDNENGNPGTGVTDIANANPELAAIFAGHMHTLIESQTVNGVLISEPNKYGSHISRIDLTFAKDGDKVVLKSKEAQALAVKAADGTYEVSDPALEETLHPFHEFARADANIEVAELKGTNLVPADEIKGIPAVQIQETPLSDFFTEVMLHYSDADVVAHQIDNDKAKLDVGPIKKKDIAFNYQYTFGEVTVYEVTGRDLMDYMEWSAGYFNSTRPGDVTVSFDPKRRASKYSTDDFFGGVTYEIDLTKPYGSRITNLKYSNGVAVKEDDTLKLGMNAYRMEALIAKGGAMEGRKFKQLWSSKDASAFGEIQGTIRNLSIAYLKDVMKGVYEPKIQHNWKITGVDLTAPERADVVELINDGIMSVPTTEDGKYTNIASINILDAVTQEEIDALSAKGNVSAAQFAGVKTKGAFYQQLNKARKAAGGDGDTTTPTPEKPTTPTVPKPTPTPGTSKPGKPSTPNTGKPGSITKGKQAKVTAAYLNVRAGASSKAKVIAAVPKGTLLEVLSTDKYGWVKVKIDGRVAFVYGKYVSILK, from the coding sequence ATGCGCAAAATTTCAACAAAACGTTTCGCCGGATGGCCTTTATCGTTCCTTTTATGTGCCTCCATTTTGTTCGCCCCTTTTGCTTCTACTCCAGCTCAGGCTGCTGAGGCAGACAAGGAAACCAAGATCACGTTGCTGGGTACATCGGATATTCATGGCCGATTTATGCCATGGGACTATGCTCTGGACGGTCCAAACCCAACCGGCAGCATGACGCAGCTCTATACCATTGTGAAAAAAGTGCGCGCCGAGAATCCCAATACGATTCTGCTGGATGCAGGGGACATGATTCAGGATAACTCCGCTGAGTTATTCAATGATCAACCTCAATCTCCCATGATGGTTGCGATGAATGAAATGAAATATGACGCATGGGTTATGGGTAACCATGAGTTTAACTTTGGACTGGACGTACTGGAGAAGATCTCTTCCCAATTCAATGGACAGCCTCTCGTAGGTAACATTTTCAAAGAAAACGGCGACCGCTACATGCCTGCCTATACGATTATTGAGAAAGACGGCATCAAAGTGGGTGTCATTGGAATGAACACACCGATGATTACCGAGTTCGAGAAGGGTACGGATCACCTGGACGGTATCATCGTCAAAGATCCTGTAGAAGAGACCAAGAAGGCCATTGCCGAGCTGAAAGGCAAAGTCGATGTCATGGTTGGACTTATGCATATGGGATTGGATAACGAGAACGGAAATCCGGGAACCGGAGTGACGGATATCGCCAACGCCAACCCGGAGCTGGCTGCCATTTTTGCCGGACATATGCATACTCTGATTGAATCCCAAACGGTTAACGGTGTATTGATCTCCGAACCGAATAAATATGGCTCACATATTTCGCGAATTGATCTGACATTTGCCAAAGACGGCGACAAAGTTGTGCTGAAAAGCAAAGAAGCTCAAGCACTCGCTGTAAAAGCAGCCGACGGAACATACGAAGTCTCCGATCCTGCGCTGGAAGAGACATTGCATCCGTTCCACGAGTTTGCTCGTGCCGATGCCAACATTGAAGTCGCTGAACTGAAAGGCACGAACCTGGTGCCTGCCGATGAGATTAAGGGGATCCCTGCTGTGCAGATCCAGGAAACACCTTTGTCTGACTTTTTCACCGAAGTGATGTTGCATTACAGTGATGCCGATGTGGTCGCGCACCAGATTGATAACGACAAGGCCAAGCTGGATGTAGGCCCGATCAAGAAAAAGGATATTGCGTTCAACTACCAATATACCTTTGGTGAAGTAACCGTGTATGAAGTAACCGGACGGGATCTGATGGATTATATGGAGTGGTCTGCGGGATACTTCAACTCCACACGCCCGGGTGATGTGACTGTCAGCTTTGATCCGAAACGGCGTGCTTCCAAATACAGCACCGATGATTTCTTCGGCGGCGTAACGTATGAGATTGACCTGACCAAGCCATACGGCAGTCGGATTACGAATCTTAAGTACAGCAACGGTGTAGCCGTCAAAGAAGACGATACGTTGAAGCTGGGCATGAATGCCTACCGAATGGAAGCCCTGATTGCCAAAGGCGGCGCCATGGAAGGACGTAAGTTCAAGCAGCTCTGGTCCTCCAAGGATGCTTCTGCATTTGGTGAGATCCAAGGTACGATTCGCAACCTGTCCATTGCTTATTTGAAAGATGTTATGAAAGGTGTCTACGAACCGAAGATTCAGCACAACTGGAAAATCACCGGCGTAGACCTGACTGCACCAGAACGTGCAGATGTGGTGGAGTTAATTAACGATGGCATCATGTCTGTGCCAACAACGGAAGATGGCAAGTACACCAACATTGCCTCCATTAACATTTTGGATGCGGTGACCCAAGAAGAGATTGATGCACTTTCTGCCAAAGGCAATGTGAGTGCAGCGCAATTCGCAGGTGTGAAAACCAAGGGAGCGTTCTATCAACAGCTGAACAAAGCTCGCAAGGCAGCAGGTGGCGATGGAGATACGACCACACCTACACCTGAGAAACCGACAACACCAACCGTACCTAAACCAACACCGACTCCAGGCACGTCGAAACCTGGTAAACCTTCAACACCAAACACGGGTAAACCGGGTAGCATCACCAAAGGTAAACAAGCCAAGGTTACAGCGGCTTACCTGAACGTACGTGCTGGCGCTTCATCCAAAGCCAAAGTTATTGCTGCCGTACCGAAAGGCACCCTGCTTGAGGTACTTAGTACAGACAAATATGGCTGGGTCAAAGTGAAAATCGATGGACGTGTAGCATTCGTATACGGGAAATATGTGAGCATTTTGAAATAG
- a CDS encoding macrolide 2'-phosphotransferase yields MTKSNSNEHLAIQNELLSLAGQNGLIMDKESLEINESGMDFRVAFTTDEEDRRWVLRQPRREDVWERAENERRVLDVVRGSIPAQVPDWRICTPELIAYPLLDGDPIAVVDPAGGGYVWQFPQESLSDTFLDSLAVNLVALHNIDPHEAKKGGVRIKKPMEARKEFAANIEEVKQNFTVPTELVERWTIWLSVSSYWPQHSAFIHGDLHPPHIIVDKEQRVTGLIDWTEAEIADPGKDFVIYYALFQEEGLRDLLRRYEKAGGRTWPRMLEHIREQWAAYPAIVAKFALITGKESDMEMARGMLANWDVKRG; encoded by the coding sequence ATGACAAAATCGAACTCAAATGAACATTTGGCAATTCAAAATGAACTATTATCTTTAGCCGGACAGAACGGACTAATTATGGATAAGGAGTCCTTGGAGATTAACGAGTCGGGTATGGATTTTCGTGTAGCATTCACCACGGACGAAGAAGACCGCAGATGGGTTTTGCGCCAGCCGCGACGTGAAGACGTATGGGAGCGAGCCGAGAATGAGCGCAGGGTGCTGGATGTAGTCCGAGGCAGTATACCCGCACAAGTACCCGATTGGCGGATCTGTACGCCAGAGTTGATCGCTTATCCTTTACTAGATGGTGATCCGATTGCAGTTGTCGATCCTGCAGGGGGAGGTTATGTCTGGCAATTCCCCCAGGAAAGTTTATCTGATACGTTTCTCGATTCCCTGGCTGTGAACCTCGTCGCGCTGCATAACATCGATCCACACGAGGCGAAGAAAGGTGGAGTACGGATCAAAAAACCTATGGAAGCTCGCAAGGAATTTGCAGCCAATATAGAAGAGGTTAAGCAGAATTTTACGGTGCCAACCGAACTGGTTGAACGTTGGACGATATGGCTATCTGTAAGTAGCTATTGGCCGCAGCACTCGGCGTTCATCCATGGTGATCTGCATCCGCCGCATATTATTGTCGATAAGGAACAACGCGTAACTGGACTCATTGACTGGACGGAAGCGGAGATTGCTGATCCGGGTAAGGATTTCGTCATTTACTATGCACTCTTTCAGGAGGAAGGACTGCGTGACCTGTTGAGACGTTATGAGAAGGCAGGAGGAAGAACATGGCCCCGGATGCTGGAGCATATTCGAGAGCAATGGGCAGCCTATCCTGCGATTGTTGCCAAGTTTGCACTAATTACAGGCAAGGAGTCGGACATGGAGATGGCGAGAGGCATGCTCGCAAACTGGGATGTGAAGAGGGGCTGA